One window of Streptococcus suis genomic DNA carries:
- a CDS encoding PBSX family phage terminase large subunit has translation MVTVDLADIIPEGFKPVVQAAWNPRKLHIACKGGRGSGKSSNVAFIITRLITQYPVNAVCIRKTDNTLEQSVYEQLKWAISEQGLERYFKFNKSPLRITYKPWGNYIVFRGAQNPERIKSLKDSKFPFAIGWIEELAEFKTEDEVKTITNSLLRGELDEGLFYKFFYTYNPPKRKQSWVNKKYESQFQPENTFVHASTYKDNPFIAKEFIEEAEATKERSERRYRWEYLGEAIGSGVVPFDNLRFEEITDEQVANFDNIRNAVDFGYATDPLAFVRWHYDKKKNGIYAVDELYGQKISNRQLAKWLKDKGYSDDVIFADSAEPKSIAELRDDFDIPRIHGVKKGPDSVEFGERWLDDLDFICIDPRRTPNIAKEFENIDYQVDKDGNPKARLEDKDNHTIDGTRYAFSEDMYDTKTQIKLFKGGF, from the coding sequence ATGGTAACGGTTGATTTAGCAGATATTATCCCAGAAGGCTTTAAACCTGTAGTACAAGCAGCATGGAATCCACGTAAGTTGCATATCGCTTGTAAAGGTGGACGTGGTTCTGGTAAGTCGTCTAATGTGGCTTTTATTATCACACGGCTAATCACACAGTACCCTGTTAATGCGGTTTGCATTCGTAAGACTGATAATACCTTGGAGCAGTCAGTGTATGAGCAATTGAAATGGGCAATCTCTGAACAAGGGTTAGAACGATATTTTAAATTTAACAAATCGCCATTAAGAATAACGTACAAACCATGGGGGAACTACATTGTTTTCCGTGGCGCGCAGAATCCAGAACGGATTAAGTCATTAAAGGACAGCAAATTTCCATTTGCTATTGGCTGGATTGAGGAACTTGCAGAATTCAAAACGGAAGATGAAGTTAAGACCATCACTAACTCACTCTTGCGGGGGGAGTTAGACGAAGGGCTTTTTTATAAATTTTTCTACACCTACAACCCGCCAAAACGAAAGCAGTCATGGGTGAATAAGAAATATGAGAGTCAATTCCAACCTGAAAATACTTTTGTACACGCTTCAACTTATAAGGATAACCCGTTTATAGCTAAAGAGTTTATCGAAGAAGCCGAGGCGACCAAGGAGCGCTCTGAACGCAGGTATCGTTGGGAATATCTTGGTGAGGCAATCGGTTCTGGAGTAGTTCCATTTGACAACCTACGTTTTGAGGAAATAACTGATGAACAGGTTGCGAATTTCGACAATATTCGTAATGCAGTCGATTTTGGATATGCTACCGACCCATTGGCTTTCGTGCGCTGGCATTATGATAAGAAGAAAAATGGCATATACGCTGTTGATGAACTTTATGGTCAGAAAATCAGTAACCGTCAGCTTGCAAAATGGCTGAAAGATAAAGGGTATTCAGACGATGTAATTTTTGCTGATTCTGCTGAACCAAAATCAATTGCGGAACTGAGAGATGATTTTGATATCCCTCGTATTCACGGTGTTAAAAAAGGCCCGGACTCAGTAGAATTTGGTGAACGTTGGCTTGATGATTTGGACTTTATATGTATCGACCCGAGACGAACACCGAACATCGCCAAAGAATTCGAAAACATCGACTATCAAGTAGACAAGGATGGAAACCCAAAAGCTAGGTTGGAAGATAAGGATAATCACACGATTGACGGTACCAGATACGCATTCAGCGAAGACATGTATGACACTAAAACGCAAATCAAATTATTTAAGGGAGGTTTTTAA
- a CDS encoding phBC6A51 family helix-turn-helix protein, with the protein MSKNKYKISDKKLNKALELLALKEMSDSAIAQEVGISRNTLKRIKDDPGHQELFKNESESSIKMASQKAANRLIGLIDAKSELVALQASQLVLELSGIQVTDKQEISIDEPIVLANSWVDNNGNG; encoded by the coding sequence TTGAGCAAAAACAAATATAAAATTTCTGATAAAAAACTAAATAAAGCCTTGGAACTACTGGCTTTAAAAGAAATGAGCGATTCTGCGATTGCTCAAGAAGTTGGTATATCAAGAAATACATTAAAGCGTATTAAAGATGATCCAGGACACCAAGAGTTATTTAAAAATGAATCCGAATCAAGCATCAAAATGGCTTCACAAAAAGCGGCTAACCGTTTGATTGGTTTGATTGATGCTAAAAGTGAACTAGTAGCATTGCAAGCAAGTCAGTTGGTTCTTGAATTGAGTGGAATTCAAGTAACTGATAAACAGGAAATCAGCATTGATGAGCCTATCGTGTTAGCAAATTCTTGGGTGGATAACAATGGTAACGGTTGA
- a CDS encoding transcriptional regulator, with translation MNKLSDVELRALDSKLFDYQQIDKKIAIRKLEIQTEVSNDCNVGGGKPNIVSKPTESLVARWSSDVRINGLEQFRKAVEATIESLDDELKRIFYLRWSIRSVNTWEEIAVMLNVSRKSIYRKRERILTIFADFRGDL, from the coding sequence GTGAACAAGTTATCAGATGTAGAATTGAGAGCATTAGATTCGAAGTTATTTGACTACCAACAGATTGACAAGAAAATCGCTATCCGCAAGCTTGAAATCCAAACAGAGGTGTCCAACGATTGCAATGTTGGTGGGGGTAAGCCGAATATCGTTTCTAAACCAACAGAGTCGCTTGTGGCACGTTGGTCGAGTGATGTGAGGATAAACGGCCTAGAGCAATTCCGAAAAGCTGTGGAAGCAACAATTGAGTCTTTGGATGACGAGCTAAAAAGGATTTTCTATTTACGCTGGTCTATTCGGTCGGTAAATACTTGGGAGGAAATAGCTGTTATGCTTAATGTATCTCGCAAGAGTATCTATCGCAAAAGAGAGCGGATTTTGACAATTTTTGCAGATTTTCGAGGAGATTTGTAA
- a CDS encoding helix-turn-helix domain-containing protein: MIKQHSFNKYAPKPEAEPYAEGTVKDLRLKLGMTQKELSAIIGYSETTIIKWEHSNSAPTEVMHKLQKLYEDTKDCIVDDGIDIIEKVSYVRHRLGISYDKLAQLLGTKYGTTVKAWMDGVTPQMKYMAEINRMYYELKSQYKPKSQKKRPTFCQLDPLNRTSWKAEIERPVIAWK; encoded by the coding sequence ATGATTAAACAGCATAGTTTTAATAAATACGCACCGAAACCTGAGGCAGAACCGTACGCAGAAGGTACGGTCAAAGACCTACGGTTGAAACTTGGTATGACCCAGAAAGAGCTTAGCGCAATAATTGGGTATTCGGAGACAACGATAATCAAATGGGAGCATTCTAACTCTGCTCCGACCGAAGTTATGCATAAATTGCAGAAGTTATACGAAGACACTAAAGACTGCATCGTAGACGACGGCATAGATATCATCGAGAAAGTCAGTTACGTCAGACATCGGCTCGGTATCTCGTATGACAAGCTCGCTCAACTGTTAGGAACTAAGTACGGCACAACCGTCAAAGCATGGATGGACGGAGTGACACCGCAGATGAAATACATGGCGGAAATCAATCGCATGTATTATGAATTAAAGAGTCAATATAAACCAAAATCACAAAAGAAAAGACCGACTTTCTGTCAGCTAGACCCACTAAACAGAACTTCGTGGAAAGCGGAAATTGAACGTCCAGTTATTGCGTGGAAATAA
- a CDS encoding AbrB family transcriptional regulator gives MNTVKTRKVGNSLAITIPKELNVDEGKEFVVYKGIDDVIVLAPKIPNPFDNMEPFIMDNDFEGVVLLDNEG, from the coding sequence ATGAATACTGTTAAAACACGTAAAGTTGGCAACTCACTTGCCATCACCATCCCCAAAGAATTGAATGTTGATGAAGGCAAGGAGTTCGTTGTCTACAAGGGCATTGATGATGTCATCGTGCTTGCACCTAAAATCCCAAATCCATTTGATAACATGGAACCGTTCATCATGGACAACGACTTTGAAGGAGTGGTCTTACTTGACAATGAAGGATAA
- a CDS encoding type II toxin-antitoxin system PemK/MazF family toxin has translation MTMKDNYIPQKQDIIWIDFDPSLGKEIQKRRPALVVSSHKYSQMTGFVAVCPITHGAKALESRGLSVPIHSDKVDGVVNPMQLYTFDFRARNASKITQLDTWTFQKVVQLYNYIFD, from the coding sequence TTGACAATGAAGGATAATTACATACCACAAAAACAAGACATCATCTGGATTGACTTTGATCCATCACTTGGAAAAGAAATCCAGAAACGTAGACCAGCACTTGTCGTCTCCAGTCACAAGTACAGTCAGATGACAGGATTTGTTGCCGTCTGCCCCATCACTCACGGAGCAAAAGCGCTAGAAAGCCGTGGCTTATCTGTCCCTATCCATTCTGATAAGGTAGACGGTGTGGTCAATCCAATGCAGCTCTATACTTTTGATTTCAGGGCACGGAACGCCAGCAAAATCACCCAGCTAGACACTTGGACCTTTCAAAAAGTCGTCCAACTTTACAACTACATTTTCGACTAG
- a CDS encoding DNA cytosine methyltransferase, whose product MKFLDLFAGIGGFRFGMERAGHECVGFCEIDPFARKSYKAIHDTEGEFEFHDITAVTDESVRGIGRVDIVCGGFPCQAFSIAGKRAGFEDTRGTLFFEIARFASILRPKYLFLENVTGLLNHDNGNTFEVILGALDELGYDAEWQVFNSKNFGVPQNRERVFIIGHLRGAGGRAIFPFGGDDTTIDSEQSKINKVGNIRKMGKSQSGDVGSVDSLASTLCSTTTQKDPLTAQDKHGVMVNDIKVVGIIEPNFNQSGCVYDPNGIAPTIRTMQGGGLEPKIVQRGHGYNQGGEHDISPTLTSNSWQENNLLAIKEATAKGYSEAKVGDSVNLSRPNSTTRRGRVGKQVANTLLTGEEQGVVAPNFRIRKLTPRECWRLQGFPDWAFDRAQAVNSNSQLYKQAGNSVTVNVIEAIAKRLEK is encoded by the coding sequence ATGAAATTTTTAGATTTATTTGCTGGCATCGGTGGTTTCCGTTTTGGTATGGAACGAGCTGGACACGAATGTGTTGGCTTTTGCGAGATCGACCCATTTGCCAGAAAGAGCTACAAAGCGATACATGATACAGAAGGAGAATTTGAATTTCATGACATCACAGCAGTTACAGATGAGTCTGTTCGAGGAATCGGACGTGTGGACATTGTCTGTGGAGGATTTCCGTGCCAGGCTTTCAGCATTGCTGGCAAACGAGCAGGATTTGAAGATACTAGAGGGACTTTGTTCTTTGAGATTGCTCGGTTCGCATCTATTCTCCGACCTAAATATTTATTCCTTGAGAACGTCACAGGATTGCTTAACCACGACAACGGAAATACGTTCGAGGTTATCCTCGGAGCGTTGGATGAACTGGGGTATGATGCGGAATGGCAAGTGTTCAACAGCAAGAATTTTGGAGTCCCCCAGAACAGAGAGCGGGTGTTTATTATCGGACATCTTAGAGGAGCAGGTGGACGAGCGATATTTCCTTTCGGAGGAGATGACACAACGATTGATAGTGAACAATCAAAGATAAATAAAGTTGGTAATATCAGAAAAATGGGAAAGTCGCAGAGTGGCGATGTGGGATCTGTAGATAGTCTTGCCTCAACCTTGTGCAGCACGACAACTCAAAAAGACCCATTGACGGCACAAGACAAGCATGGGGTGATGGTTAATGATATCAAGGTCGTTGGAATCATTGAACCAAATTTTAATCAAAGCGGTTGTGTGTACGACCCAAACGGTATCGCTCCGACTATTCGGACAATGCAAGGTGGTGGGCTAGAGCCGAAAATCGTCCAACGTGGACATGGTTATAATCAAGGCGGCGAGCATGATATCTCCCCGACATTGACAAGTAATAGCTGGCAAGAAAATAACTTGTTAGCTATCAAGGAAGCAACTGCCAAAGGTTATTCCGAAGCAAAGGTTGGCGATTCAGTCAATCTGTCTCGTCCGAATTCTACGACTCGGAGAGGTCGCGTTGGCAAGCAAGTGGCCAATACACTTTTGACAGGCGAAGAGCAGGGTGTTGTGGCACCGAATTTTCGTATCCGCAAGCTGACACCTCGTGAGTGTTGGAGGTTGCAAGGTTTTCCGGACTGGGCATTTGATAGAGCCCAAGCAGTAAACAGTAATAGCCAGTTGTACAAGCAAGCTGGCAACTCGGTCACGGTAAATGTAATTGAAGCAATAGCAAAACGATTGGAGAAGTAA
- a CDS encoding DUF1372 family protein, with product MRKEELIVVPLSFALIVSLIEVHSMRSKIDALESREPVIIYQVDNAGTEMFGKVTAKDVVDSHYYVEVKPYGKFLVTREQYEEIEIGQEMPEWLKGRK from the coding sequence ATGCGAAAAGAAGAATTAATAGTAGTACCACTAAGCTTTGCGTTGATTGTATCATTGATTGAAGTACATAGTATGCGAAGCAAGATTGACGCCCTGGAATCCCGTGAGCCAGTCATCATCTACCAAGTCGACAACGCTGGTACAGAGATGTTTGGCAAGGTCACGGCTAAGGATGTGGTTGATAGCCATTACTATGTCGAGGTCAAGCCGTATGGTAAGTTTTTGGTGACCAGGGAGCAGTATGAAGAAATTGAAATCGGGCAGGAGATGCCTGAGTGGTTGAAAGGGCGGAAATGA
- a CDS encoding DUF3310 domain-containing protein, which yields MKPFDNITKPKHYQGKYGLEVIDVVRNFIGNLRGMQAAYFFNTVKYILRFQWKNGVEDLKKAQQNLGWLIEDLEEKCEKKN from the coding sequence ATGAAACCATTCGACAACATAACCAAACCAAAACACTACCAAGGTAAATATGGGCTAGAAGTAATTGATGTCGTCAGAAATTTTATCGGCAATTTGCGTGGTATGCAAGCTGCGTACTTCTTTAATACAGTGAAATACATTTTGCGATTCCAATGGAAAAATGGTGTCGAGGACCTGAAGAAAGCTCAGCAGAATTTAGGTTGGCTTATTGAGGATTTGGAGGAAAAATGCGAAAAGAAGAATTAA
- a CDS encoding VRR-NUC domain-containing protein has translation MSLSEHDVQTQIRMELAQRGYPTFRANVGKVRTSDGRYFDTGLPRGFSDLFGFRPDGQIFFIEVKNETGRVRPEQEKFIERMRKFGALAGVARSVEDALDIVGGKANETIRQHNQTKTLPR, from the coding sequence ATGTCACTATCGGAACATGATGTACAAACGCAGATCCGCATGGAATTGGCCCAACGTGGGTACCCAACTTTCCGTGCCAACGTCGGTAAAGTCCGTACGTCTGACGGACGATATTTCGATACAGGTCTACCGAGAGGGTTTAGTGACTTATTTGGTTTTAGACCTGATGGACAAATATTTTTCATTGAAGTGAAAAATGAAACAGGTCGCGTACGACCTGAGCAGGAGAAGTTTATCGAACGTATGCGAAAATTTGGTGCCTTAGCCGGTGTGGCTAGGAGTGTAGAAGATGCGTTGGATATTGTGGGAGGAAAAGCAAATGAAACCATTCGACAACATAACCAAACCAAAACACTACCAAGGTAA
- a CDS encoding bifunctional DNA primase/polymerase, whose product MTYHDTALAFLKKGYQVIPLSRKTGNPIIKFKDIPITEEIIKSVNWFNCDYALLMRGVWAIDIDTHNMDETIAEGLKFLLRSQKADLLSVLSTDQNDYGLDGYSSILRSEYKRELIKNFNNTFLELTASGGMHVLFRKREDIPYAQKIGVMPGIDIKANDNNYVKIFPSEGREVLQAVKELPFYEGEFEQMVFRPKQQIITQYFSESLPTTLNGNHEGKEAYDRIITGTWLNRNDDLFKASCWAIENNQSLADLMVIVGTIKGRDVFTQEEFERTIESARRKVNYVTIGT is encoded by the coding sequence GTGACATACCACGACACAGCACTAGCTTTTCTAAAAAAAGGCTACCAGGTCATTCCGTTAAGTCGAAAGACTGGTAATCCGATTATTAAGTTTAAGGATATTCCGATAACGGAAGAGATTATAAAATCGGTCAATTGGTTTAATTGTGATTATGCCCTCTTGATGCGTGGCGTGTGGGCTATCGATATTGACACTCACAATATGGATGAGACGATAGCAGAAGGGTTGAAATTTCTCTTGCGGTCGCAAAAAGCAGACTTGCTATCGGTTTTGTCTACTGACCAGAATGATTATGGCTTGGATGGGTATTCGTCAATATTGCGTAGCGAGTACAAGCGAGAACTGATTAAGAATTTCAACAACACATTTTTGGAATTGACTGCAAGCGGCGGGATGCACGTCTTATTTAGAAAGCGCGAGGATATCCCATACGCTCAAAAGATTGGAGTCATGCCTGGAATTGATATTAAGGCTAATGATAACAACTACGTGAAGATATTTCCGTCGGAAGGTCGAGAGGTCTTGCAAGCGGTCAAAGAGTTACCGTTTTATGAGGGCGAATTCGAGCAGATGGTTTTCAGGCCAAAACAACAGATAATCACACAGTATTTTAGCGAATCATTGCCAACAACCTTGAATGGTAACCATGAAGGCAAAGAGGCTTATGACCGAATCATTACTGGGACGTGGTTGAATCGGAATGATGACCTGTTCAAAGCAAGTTGCTGGGCGATTGAGAATAATCAAAGCCTTGCAGATTTAATGGTCATCGTTGGAACGATCAAGGGCAGAGATGTATTCACACAAGAAGAATTTGAACGAACAATAGAATCAGCAAGAAGGAAGGTGAATTATGTCACTATCGGAACATGA
- a CDS encoding phage resistance protein, whose translation MKSLSDSLDRLLYQTDWGSSLFGESVLKAELKKQLYKIHYVNDKNQVHYYFESTTVEPKDIGYFASDGRKTHRFIYGDVWMSNETDDNPATVKYNSEKNFPPFAKLVIDYLIGRYTISDGYLYDVSNRQFRILDEYALQTRYGFKDANHIMEILSGIHQFLGVKPINYIQVYQIAGQDFIIDLESNELRIEPPKQNVSYFKHYPVKLSDAQASQKIAQEFLEYVIADSQSLHNAQLQAYYMAQVACGIRPKTNFFISKSGVRTGKGLRHIALSGLFKKIDVELDTLKSNGFEALQAWAMFSGGEMALATEQGDIQGLATERVLKIIATERTHVARSIGQNQSLVSLSSVLCIDTNRTVALSDEMNGRKILIQYQDRPEGETDFEREEIFAKYWQAFTNRDKSPKIAGSLGFLLNSMEYFKQQDEMYLWKNVEVFNDIDLDDFQMALINALQEIDFVQRTGNKEVIDLSTAVYRGSSRLLGKAIAEIGVKAISKRVQGKTARGYVIENHERFNKFII comes from the coding sequence ATGAAATCACTATCCGATTCGCTTGACCGGTTGCTTTATCAAACGGACTGGGGGTCCAGTCTGTTTGGCGAATCGGTGTTAAAAGCGGAATTAAAGAAACAATTATACAAAATCCATTATGTGAACGATAAGAACCAAGTACATTACTATTTCGAATCAACGACGGTGGAACCAAAGGACATTGGCTATTTCGCTAGTGACGGGCGCAAAACACACCGATTTATCTACGGAGATGTCTGGATGTCCAACGAAACGGACGACAACCCAGCGACTGTGAAATACAACTCCGAGAAGAATTTCCCGCCCTTCGCTAAGCTAGTCATCGACTATCTGATAGGTCGGTACACGATTTCTGATGGCTATCTCTACGATGTCAGCAATCGGCAGTTTCGAATTCTGGACGAGTATGCACTGCAAACACGCTACGGATTCAAGGATGCCAACCACATCATGGAAATCCTATCAGGTATCCATCAGTTTCTAGGCGTTAAACCAATCAATTACATCCAGGTTTATCAAATTGCAGGGCAGGATTTCATCATTGATCTGGAATCCAACGAACTACGAATCGAGCCACCCAAGCAGAATGTATCCTACTTCAAGCACTATCCTGTAAAACTATCGGATGCCCAGGCATCGCAGAAAATCGCCCAGGAATTCTTAGAGTATGTCATCGCAGACAGTCAGTCGCTTCACAACGCACAGCTTCAAGCCTACTACATGGCACAAGTCGCATGTGGTATTCGACCCAAGACCAATTTCTTCATCTCAAAATCTGGGGTACGAACGGGGAAGGGTCTTCGGCACATAGCGCTATCAGGGTTATTTAAGAAAATCGATGTCGAGCTAGACACACTAAAATCGAATGGTTTTGAGGCTCTGCAAGCATGGGCGATGTTCTCAGGCGGTGAAATGGCCCTTGCGACGGAGCAGGGTGATATTCAAGGCCTAGCGACGGAGCGGGTACTGAAGATTATCGCAACTGAACGGACACATGTTGCACGCTCAATCGGACAGAATCAGTCACTGGTTAGTCTGTCTAGTGTGCTGTGCATCGATACGAACAGGACAGTCGCGTTGTCTGATGAGATGAACGGTCGGAAGATATTGATACAGTATCAGGATAGGCCAGAAGGTGAGACAGATTTTGAACGTGAAGAGATATTCGCAAAATATTGGCAGGCCTTCACGAATCGCGACAAGTCACCGAAAATCGCTGGCAGTCTTGGGTTTCTACTGAATTCCATGGAATATTTCAAGCAACAGGATGAGATGTATCTGTGGAAGAATGTGGAAGTGTTTAATGATATTGACCTGGATGATTTCCAGATGGCGCTGATAAACGCACTGCAAGAGATTGATTTCGTGCAGAGGACTGGGAATAAGGAAGTGATTGACTTGTCAACTGCGGTGTATCGAGGTAGTAGCAGGTTGCTTGGCAAGGCCATAGCCGAAATCGGTGTTAAGGCTATCTCGAAACGAGTACAAGGGAAGACAGCCAGAGGTTATGTCATCGAAAATCATGAGCGATTTAATAAATTTATTATTTAG
- a CDS encoding DUF669 domain-containing protein yields the protein MGFTTDFSDVKEYQEFKEQDYEMIVFDAYEAENKNGKPRVVIDYVVRNDVQQEKQNAHLWDEQYRSSQTNKYHMGILMGKAKALGIPEGKHYDSFEAFLNDFKGRTAKVRVKLEEYNGEKYPKVRFTNASDVPNSHHVWKERTTAAAPVAEDDLPF from the coding sequence ATGGGATTTACAACAGACTTTTCAGATGTTAAAGAGTATCAGGAATTTAAAGAGCAGGACTACGAGATGATTGTGTTCGATGCGTACGAAGCTGAGAACAAGAATGGTAAGCCACGGGTTGTCATTGATTACGTTGTCCGAAACGATGTCCAGCAAGAGAAACAGAATGCTCACTTGTGGGATGAACAGTACCGTTCGTCGCAGACCAATAAATACCACATGGGTATTTTGATGGGTAAAGCCAAGGCGCTCGGTATCCCAGAGGGCAAGCATTACGATAGTTTTGAGGCTTTTCTCAACGATTTCAAGGGGCGCACTGCGAAGGTTCGTGTGAAACTGGAGGAATACAATGGTGAGAAATACCCGAAAGTACGTTTCACCAACGCTTCGGATGTACCGAATTCACACCACGTTTGGAAAGAACGGACGACTGCAGCAGCACCAGTTGCTGAAGATGATTTACCGTTTTAA
- a CDS encoding DEAD/DEAH box helicase, with translation MFKLFDYQLDLIDRARKQIADKNIMIVSPPGSGKSVVISEIIKRATEKGGRVLFLVHRKELIEQITGSLTRHEVNLSRVDLLTVGRAKNRLSVIQKPTLIITDEGHHGKASTYQAIYKYFEDVPRLGFTATPWRLNGSGFTDTYDVMVEGKSVQWLIDNQRLANCRYYSLLSIDTSKLKTRNGEYTNQSIDEAFGKAIYGDVVKEYRKRADGQKAILYAHSIEASRSFSDEFNQAGIVSVHVDSKTPKIERERIMRAFRDGEIQVLCNVDLISEGFDVPDCSVTILCRPTKSLVLYLQQSMRSMRYQPDKAAIIIDCVVNWQIHGLPYTPHNWQEYFQGGWKKARKTENIIQAKQCPDCSAMWPLNQSVCDMCGYNFGEREQAEKERIEAELVEIKQKEFQQARLAEQKFGKSLAKNWEIAKARASIKGGKPLYKLLFYYAGTDVPDDDIIRISGVSSKEYYRALQWVEKQKNKIITRY, from the coding sequence ATGTTTAAATTATTCGACTACCAACTAGATTTAATTGACAGGGCACGCAAGCAGATAGCTGATAAGAATATTATGATTGTCAGCCCGCCTGGAAGCGGTAAGTCCGTTGTCATATCGGAAATCATCAAACGTGCAACCGAAAAAGGGGGCAGGGTGCTGTTCCTGGTGCACCGCAAGGAGTTGATTGAACAGATAACTGGCAGTCTAACGAGGCACGAGGTCAATCTCAGCCGTGTTGACTTGCTGACAGTCGGAAGAGCGAAGAACAGGCTATCTGTTATCCAGAAACCTACGCTCATCATCACGGACGAAGGTCATCACGGTAAAGCAAGTACCTACCAGGCGATTTACAAATACTTTGAAGATGTTCCACGGTTAGGCTTCACGGCAACTCCGTGGCGCCTGAACGGGTCCGGTTTCACCGACACATACGATGTCATGGTTGAGGGTAAGTCGGTTCAATGGTTGATTGATAACCAACGGCTTGCGAATTGCAGGTATTACAGCTTACTTTCGATTGACACTTCGAAACTCAAGACCAGAAACGGAGAATACACCAATCAGTCGATTGATGAAGCGTTCGGCAAGGCTATCTATGGCGACGTGGTCAAGGAATACCGAAAACGTGCAGACGGTCAGAAAGCTATTCTATACGCTCACTCCATAGAGGCCTCTAGGAGCTTCTCTGACGAATTTAATCAAGCAGGTATAGTTTCGGTCCATGTCGATTCTAAAACGCCCAAAATCGAACGTGAGCGCATCATGCGAGCCTTTCGTGATGGTGAGATACAGGTCTTATGTAATGTGGACTTAATCAGCGAGGGCTTTGATGTACCAGACTGTTCTGTGACGATTTTATGCAGGCCTACGAAATCGCTGGTACTGTATCTTCAACAGTCCATGCGCTCCATGCGTTATCAACCTGACAAGGCAGCCATCATCATTGACTGCGTTGTCAATTGGCAGATTCATGGTCTGCCCTACACACCGCATAATTGGCAAGAGTATTTCCAGGGCGGTTGGAAGAAAGCACGGAAGACCGAAAATATCATCCAAGCGAAACAATGCCCAGACTGTTCGGCCATGTGGCCATTGAATCAATCAGTGTGTGATATGTGTGGATATAATTTCGGCGAACGTGAGCAGGCTGAAAAAGAACGCATTGAAGCGGAGTTGGTTGAAATCAAACAGAAAGAATTTCAACAGGCCCGTTTGGCAGAACAGAAATTCGGCAAGAGCCTAGCAAAGAACTGGGAAATCGCCAAAGCTCGGGCCAGCATCAAAGGTGGAAAACCACTATACAAACTACTATTTTACTATGCAGGTACAGATGTACCAGATGATGACATCATTCGCATTTCGGGTGTTTCTAGCAAGGAATACTATCGAGCTTTGCAGTGGGTCGAAAAACAAAAAAATAAAATTATTACGAGGTATTAA
- a CDS encoding AAA family ATPase → MKIKKASEIERTKNWRVLLYGKPGLGKTSVIKSLTGRTLVLDMDHSSKVLGGTDNIDVIEFDRNHPTEFMKTFLTEVDSLLSEYDNLVIDNLTSFQSDWFVEAGKSSKNGISNELQHYNQWTNYFLRVLTTIYSKPINIYVTAWEDTRELTLDTGQLITQYVPQIRSNVLNQLLGLTDVVGRIMVNAKSGNRGVILEGSEGTYAKNRLDERTACPIEELFAFNV, encoded by the coding sequence ATGAAGATTAAGAAAGCAAGTGAAATCGAACGGACGAAGAATTGGCGCGTCCTACTGTACGGAAAGCCAGGGCTTGGGAAAACCAGTGTTATTAAGTCTCTGACAGGCCGAACGCTAGTCTTAGACATGGACCATTCCAGTAAAGTCTTGGGTGGTACAGATAATATCGATGTCATCGAATTCGATCGAAATCATCCAACAGAATTTATGAAGACATTCCTGACCGAAGTCGATTCTCTACTCAGCGAATATGACAATCTAGTCATTGATAATCTAACCAGTTTTCAATCGGATTGGTTCGTTGAAGCAGGAAAATCATCAAAGAACGGTATTTCCAACGAATTGCAACACTACAATCAGTGGACCAACTACTTTCTGCGTGTGCTGACTACTATCTACTCTAAACCTATCAATATCTATGTGACAGCCTGGGAAGATACGCGAGAGCTGACCCTGGATACAGGACAGTTAATCACTCAGTATGTGCCACAGATTCGGTCTAATGTACTGAATCAGTTACTTGGACTGACAGATGTTGTTGGCCGAATCATGGTCAATGCTAAGAGTGGGAATCGCGGGGTTATCCTTGAAGGTTCGGAAGGAACCTATGCCAAGAATCGACTAGATGAACGGACAGCCTGTCCGATTGAGGAGCTGTTTGCATTTAATGTTTAA